Below is a window of Staphylococcus succinus DNA.
AATGCTTATTGCTGTATTACTAGCTATCTTTACAATGGGAATTAAGCAAGGTCGCAAAAATGCAGATATTATGGATTCTGTATCAAATGCAATTTATCCGATTGGTATGATGATTTTAATTATCGGTGGCGGTGGTACGTTTAAACAAGTATTAATTGATGGTGGCGTAGGAGACACTATAGCTAAGATGTTTGAAGGTACAGAAATGTCTCCAATACTATTAGCTTGGATTGTAGCCGCAGTGCTACGCATAGCCTTAGGATCATCAACAGTAGCGGCGATATCATCAACGGGTATTGTATTACCATTACTTCAAGCTTCAGATGTGAACGTTTCATTAGTAGTACTTGCAATTGGTGCAGGTAGTGTTATTTTATCTCATGTAAATGATGCTGGTTTCTGGATGTTCAAAGAGTATTTTGGACTAACGGTAAAAGAAACATTCCTTACATGGTCACTATTAGAAACTATTATTTCAGTATCTGGTTTAGTATTTATATTAATATTAAGTATATTTGTGTAAACTGAGTACATTGATAATAAGAACTATTTTTATTTCAACATTTATTAAACTGACAATAAGTCATATGACTTATTGTCAGTTTTTTTGCATATTGTCCATGTATATAAATTTATTTTTATAATACATGAGTCTTTTTATTATTAAACATATCACTGATTATAAATTTTATGCATTTAAAGAGAAGTTAAAGTATAAAAATCTTAATCATAATTATGTGATAACTTATATACATATAGAAAATTAAGCGGTGAATGTATAAATAAATACGATACGATTTAACTAGAAAATGATAAAATGAAGTAGTTGTTAAATTTTCATTTTATTTAGATACAGTTGAAAAATATAAATGATAAACAGTATGTGAAGTTAGCATTGAACTATACTTGTTGAAAAATTTATATGAAAAGCTACAGCAAAGGGGATTGAATAATGAAAAGAATTTTATTAATCGCAAGTGCTTTTATCGGGGTTATCGTAGGTGCGGGATTTGCTTCAGGTCAAGAAGTTTTACAGTATTTTACGAGTTTTGGATTAATGGGAACGATAGGTGCAATTATAACAACGGCGTTATTTGCTTATGTAGGTATGATGCTCGTCTGGTTAGGGAGTAAATCAAAAACAGATTCCCATAAAGAAGTTATACACCAAATTACGGGCGCTTCTACGTTTGGAAAATTACTTGGATGGATTATTGATTTAGTGATTATTTTTACGCTTTTTGGTGTAGGTGTTGTAATGATTGCAGGTGCAGGGTCAAACTTAAATCAACAGTTCGGGTTACCACCTATTATTGGAACACTCTTAATGACAGTACTCATTATTTTGGCAGGCATGTTAAAGGTTGAAGGAGTAGTCAAAGTGATTGGAAATATAACACCTTTTCTAATCATATTTATTTTGATTATTTCTTTTTATAGTTTTCTTTCAACAGATACGCCGATATCTCAATTGAATGACTTATCTAATGCGAAACCATCATCTTTACCTAACTGGTTTGTTGCAGGTATTAATTATGCATCATTTAATACTGCAGTAGGTGCTTCTATGGCAATTGTCATGGGAGGATCAGAAAAAAACACCAAGGTAGCAGCTACAGGTGGTTTAGTTGGTGGCATTGCTCTAGGCGTTATGATCGTATTAAGTCACTTAGCTATTTTCAAACAAATAGATGTTGTTGGGGATATGGAAATGCCGATGTTAGGAATTGTAAATCATATTTCTCCAATACTTGGAATTATAATGGCAATTGTTATCTTTGGTATGATTTTTAACACAGGTTTAGGGATGTTTTATGCATTTGCTACGCGTTTTACAGTTGTAGATACAGTACGCTTTAAAATATTTTACACTAGTGCTGTGATTATAGGATTATTATTGAGCTTTGTTGGATTCACAGATTTAGTTGCTATTTTTTATCCATTAATTGGTTATCTTGGCCTAGTCTTAATCTTAGTGTTATTCTATGCACCATTTAAATTAAAATTTGGTAAAAAAACATTATAATGTAGTATTAACAACCAATCATCTAACTTAATAAAGGAAGATGATTTTTTGTTATTGTAAGGATTGTACTAAAAAGTGATGTAGATTTTGTCTTTTCAGACACGTCTTAATTGTTAATTTTCGCTATAATGGAATTAGAAGATTAGGGGGTGTTTTTATGAATGAAGAGACGTTGGAGATTTTACAAATGCATGCACTTCAACTATTAGGAATTCGGCTAGAAAGTTATGAAAGCAATAATATTAAAGGCATAGGTAATTGCATTAGGACACCGTTTACAAGGACAACAAGCAAACAATACAAAGATGAGTTGAAGCATTTCTTAAAGTATATGAATAGTAATAAAATTTATCATTATAAGAACCAATTTGGCGTGAATTTTTTAATGTTCAAGTTTAAAAAGTATAAACAAATTTATATTATAGGTCCCTTTATAGAAAAGCGTCCAAATGAGCGCCGCTGTTATGAAATTATGAAAGAATTAAATATTGACTATGGCCAGTTTTCAATTTTAAAACAATACTTACTAAAAATTCCCTTATGTCATAAGCTTAAAGCTCAAAAAATGTGTCGATTAGCCATTCAATTTTTGAAGAAAAGAAATAATATTTATGATATTGTAAAAATTGATTTTCATTTTCATGTAAAGAAAGAAAATATTGCGTCTAACCAAGTTCAAATGGATTATACATTAGAAGATATTGAATATCGTTATAAATTGGAAAATCAACTCCTTACAGCAGTAGAATATGGAAACGTTGATGAAGCAATAGCAACATTCCATAAGATGTCTGTATCTCTGGTAGGACTAAGTCGAGTCAAAGATGACTTATCAAATGAACGCTATAAAGCATACTTGATTAATACATTATGTAGAAAAGCTATAGAAAAAGTAGGAGTGGGTCTGTTACAAATTGATGAAATTTCTACAAGTTTTGCTTCACGTATTGATCAAGCTAAAGACATAGTAACGTTAGATGAATTAATGGCTTCAACAATTATAGCTTATTCAAAATTAGCAATGAAGGCAAAATTCAATGATTTCAGTCCCAAATTAAGTAAAGCAATTCAATATATAGAGCGTAATTTAAATAGTGTTCTCACACTAAATAAACTTGCTGAACATGTTGAACTTGCTCCAAGTTATTTATCTAGAATATTTAATCAAGAACTACATAAATCAATTTCTCAATATATTACAGAATTACGAATCGAAAAAGGTCGAGATCTTCTGGTTAGAACAAACATGACGATTGCTGAAGTTGCCTGTTATGTAGGATTTAGAGAACAAAGCTACTTCTCACAATGCTTTAAAAAGCAATATGGTAAGTCACCTTTGAAGTTTCGGACGGAACATAAAGTATTTTATTAATATAGATTACTTTGAAACCATCACTTAACGTAATTTTTTATTTTATGTTAATATTTTATAAAAAATATTAACAATATTATAAAAAACGCCTTAAATTAAAAGGAATTGCTCTCTTCATGAACTGTGATAAAAACAGTTCTTGTGTGCAAATTTAAAATGTACTGTAGGTGTTATATATTCGAAGATGCTTTAGATATAGAGTTTGTAAATATTTGCAAATGATCAAGATCAATTTTTAATAATATCATTTTATAACAACGTTGTTATTTTGTTGTTGACTGTTTCAAAATTAAAAATATAATGAAAGTAAGATCTCTATAAAAAGCGGACGAGAGATATATTTTATATAAATATATGAACTCGGTTTATGGAGATAAAAAAATTTAAGCATATAAGAAAACGCTTACAATTATATGCTTGATTTGCACAGATTGATGGCCACAATCACTAATACTTACTACGGAGCGCTTTTATCATTGAGTGAGAATATCATTACGTTTCGATAGTGGAAAGAGGTAGTCGACATGGTTACAGCAAAGCTAAAACCAGCAAATAAAAAGTTAATGAAATTCAAAGAAATCCAAGAACCCAAATTGAAATTCAAAGAGAAACTCGCATACGGATTTGGAGATTTAGGTAATGGCATGATGTTTGACATGGGTCAAATTTATTTACTTAAATTTTTTACTGATATTTTAGGTATTTCGCCATTTTATGGTGGGTTAGTATTCTTGGTTTCTAAAATATTTGATGCTTTTGTTGATACAGGAGTAGGCACAATGGTAGATAATAGACGCAACTTTGGAAAGAAAGGTAAGTTTCGACCATTTATTTTATATGGAACGATTCCTTTAGCCTTACTTACTGTCTTAACTTTCCTTTCTCCAGATATCAGTTACGAGGGAAAAGTGATATGGGCTTTTGCAACTTACATGTTATTTAATATGGCTTATTCATTTGTTAATATCCCTTATGGTTCATTATCTGCTTCAATGACAATTAATGCAGAGGATCGTACACAATTATCAGTATTTCGTAACTTAGGGTCACAAGGCGCAATGTTTATTGCAGGTATTGTTGTTATTCCTATGGTTAATCTATTTCCAAATCATGCAACAGGGTATCCAATTGCGGTTGGCTTACTTGCAATATGTGGCGTAGTATTTCATTTAATTTGTTATAAAGGTGTGAAAGAGCGTCATACTGTTGAGCGACCTAAAGAAAAAGGAATAGGTCGTAAAGCCTTTTTAAATTTATTGAAAAACAGACCATTTATCATATTGGCAATTTATACACTTTTAACAATCATGGCACTGTTTTTACAACAGTCTTCACAACTATACTATTTCCAATATGTATTAGATGAACCCAATTTAGTAGGTATTGTAAGTGCGTTAAACTTTTTAGTTTTGATTCCAGGGCTATTACTTACAACATTTTTGAGTAAAAAAGTTGGAAAGAAAATGACAGCAATCATTGGTGTTTCTGGGTTTGTAGTATTTCAATTTATTAACTTCTTTTTCTTTGCAGACGAAACTATGACATTTTTAGTTGTAAATTCACTCGCATCACTATTCTTAGTGATACCTAATACAGTGACTTGGGCCTTTATTGCTGATGTCGTTGAATATGGACAATGGCAAACTGGCATAAGGTCAGAAGGTATCATCTATTCTAGTTATAGTTTTACTAGAAAAGTATCACAAGCATTGGCAGGGTTCTTACCAGGACTTGCTTTAACAGTTATCGGTTATGTGCCTAATGTCGCACAATCTGCGGACACAATAACAGGATTAAAAGTATTATTCTTTGTTGTTCCTGCTACGGCATGTCTAATAGCTTTAATTTTATTTTTCTTCGCATATCCTTTAACCGATCATCGTCATAAACAAATTGTTAAAGAGTTGGCAATTAGAGATGAATTATAAAGTTTTTAAGGTTAAATAATAAAACAATATTTAGATAACGAAAGGAGCATGTTTACATGTTATATCCAGTGACAAATGAAACTAGAAATATTATTGAGTTAAACGGAGTGTGGAATTTTAAATTAGAAAATGAAAAGGATGAAATCGATGTTTCTAAACCCTTAGATACTGAACTAGTCATGGCGGTGCCTGGTTCATATAATGACCAAGGTGTAACTGCTGATATACGTAATCATGTGGGAAATGTTTGGTATGAAAGAAATTTTACTATTCCCAATATTTTACGTGATGAACGTAAGGTATTGCGATTTGGCTCTGCTACACATTTTGCGACAGTTTATATTGATGGACAAGAAATAACTTCACATAAAGGTGGATTTCTACCGTTTGAAGTGGAGTTAGATTCTCAATTTTCAACTGGCCAACACCGCCTCACAGTTTGTGTCAATAATATATTAGATGAAACAACCTTACCTGTAGGTGATTATAGTGAAACGGTAGATAATCAGGGAAATAAAATTAAGAAAAATACACCTAATTTTGACTTTTTTAATTATTCAGGTCTTCATAGACCAGTTAAGATATATACAACACCAAAAGTATTTGTTGAAGATATTGAAATTGTGCCAGAAGTTTTAGAAGACTTGGCTAGAGTGAATTATAGAGTTACTACGAGTGAGACAATCAACGATATTAAAATTCGTTTACTTGATAAACAAGGTAATGTCGTTGCTACAACTAGTGGAGCGGAGGGCGTAATAGAAGTTACACAACCTCATTTATGGCAACCTTTAAATGCCTATTTATACTACTTAGAAGTAACGATACTTAAAGATGGAAAAGCTATAGATACGTATTCAGAACG
It encodes the following:
- a CDS encoding membrane protein, whose amino-acid sequence is MKRILLIASAFIGVIVGAGFASGQEVLQYFTSFGLMGTIGAIITTALFAYVGMMLVWLGSKSKTDSHKEVIHQITGASTFGKLLGWIIDLVIIFTLFGVGVVMIAGAGSNLNQQFGLPPIIGTLLMTVLIILAGMLKVEGVVKVIGNITPFLIIFILIISFYSFLSTDTPISQLNDLSNAKPSSLPNWFVAGINYASFNTAVGASMAIVMGGSEKNTKVAATGGLVGGIALGVMIVLSHLAIFKQIDVVGDMEMPMLGIVNHISPILGIIMAIVIFGMIFNTGLGMFYAFATRFTVVDTVRFKIFYTSAVIIGLLLSFVGFTDLVAIFYPLIGYLGLVLILVLFYAPFKLKFGKKTL
- a CDS encoding helix-turn-helix domain-containing protein, whose product is MNEETLEILQMHALQLLGIRLESYESNNIKGIGNCIRTPFTRTTSKQYKDELKHFLKYMNSNKIYHYKNQFGVNFLMFKFKKYKQIYIIGPFIEKRPNERRCYEIMKELNIDYGQFSILKQYLLKIPLCHKLKAQKMCRLAIQFLKKRNNIYDIVKIDFHFHVKKENIASNQVQMDYTLEDIEYRYKLENQLLTAVEYGNVDEAIATFHKMSVSLVGLSRVKDDLSNERYKAYLINTLCRKAIEKVGVGLLQIDEISTSFASRIDQAKDIVTLDELMASTIIAYSKLAMKAKFNDFSPKLSKAIQYIERNLNSVLTLNKLAEHVELAPSYLSRIFNQELHKSISQYITELRIEKGRDLLVRTNMTIAEVACYVGFREQSYFSQCFKKQYGKSPLKFRTEHKVFY
- a CDS encoding MFS transporter; this translates as MVTAKLKPANKKLMKFKEIQEPKLKFKEKLAYGFGDLGNGMMFDMGQIYLLKFFTDILGISPFYGGLVFLVSKIFDAFVDTGVGTMVDNRRNFGKKGKFRPFILYGTIPLALLTVLTFLSPDISYEGKVIWAFATYMLFNMAYSFVNIPYGSLSASMTINAEDRTQLSVFRNLGSQGAMFIAGIVVIPMVNLFPNHATGYPIAVGLLAICGVVFHLICYKGVKERHTVERPKEKGIGRKAFLNLLKNRPFIILAIYTLLTIMALFLQQSSQLYYFQYVLDEPNLVGIVSALNFLVLIPGLLLTTFLSKKVGKKMTAIIGVSGFVVFQFINFFFFADETMTFLVVNSLASLFLVIPNTVTWAFIADVVEYGQWQTGIRSEGIIYSSYSFTRKVSQALAGFLPGLALTVIGYVPNVAQSADTITGLKVLFFVVPATACLIALILFFFAYPLTDHRHKQIVKELAIRDEL